A window of the Streptomyces sp. Ag109_O5-10 genome harbors these coding sequences:
- the paaB gene encoding 1,2-phenylacetyl-CoA epoxidase subunit PaaB, which produces MSDTGNWPLYEIFIRGKRGLNHVHVGSLHAADDQMALTHARDLYTRRNEGVSIWAVRSEHIAASTRDEKDPFFDPSADKVYRHPTFYDIPDDVPHI; this is translated from the coding sequence ATGAGCGACACCGGGAACTGGCCCCTGTACGAGATCTTCATCCGCGGCAAGCGCGGCCTCAACCACGTCCACGTCGGCTCGCTGCACGCGGCCGACGACCAGATGGCCCTCACCCACGCCCGCGACCTGTACACCCGCCGCAACGAGGGCGTCAGCATCTGGGCCGTGCGCTCCGAGCACATCGCCGCCTCCACCCGGGACGAGAAGGACCCCTTCTTCGACCCCAGCGCAGACAAGGTCTACCGCCACCCGACCTTCTACGACATCCCCGACGATGTCCCGCACATCTAG
- the paaC gene encoding 1,2-phenylacetyl-CoA epoxidase subunit PaaC, protein MSDDHVYLSLAEGHDDSDARWAFGTGFEDPLYGVDTAVPEGVDAAALAAACLALGDDALVLAQRLAEWVTRAPELEEEVALANIGLDLLGQARLLYSRAGQTDGTGRTEDAYAYFRDAAEFRNVRLAELPNGDFAFSVLRLLVFASWRLAHFTELAAAPDPVFAAIAVKGVKELTYHRQYAAEWVVRLGDGTEESHARMLTALEAQAPYWEELFAAHDVRDAVLADLHQVLDAAGLPMPAVPPLPGQGREGAHTGHLAPLLAELQSVARAHPEATW, encoded by the coding sequence ATGAGCGACGACCACGTCTACCTGAGCCTGGCCGAGGGCCACGACGACAGCGACGCGCGCTGGGCGTTCGGCACCGGGTTCGAGGACCCGCTGTACGGCGTCGACACCGCGGTACCCGAGGGCGTCGACGCCGCCGCACTGGCCGCCGCCTGCCTCGCGCTCGGCGACGACGCCCTGGTCCTGGCCCAGCGGCTCGCGGAATGGGTCACCCGCGCCCCCGAGCTGGAGGAGGAGGTGGCACTGGCCAACATCGGGCTCGACCTGCTGGGCCAGGCCCGGCTGCTCTACTCCCGCGCCGGCCAGACCGACGGCACCGGCCGCACGGAGGACGCCTACGCCTACTTCCGGGACGCCGCCGAGTTCCGCAACGTACGCCTCGCCGAACTCCCCAACGGCGACTTCGCCTTCTCCGTCCTGCGGCTCCTGGTGTTCGCGAGCTGGCGGCTCGCCCACTTCACCGAACTGGCCGCCGCACCCGACCCGGTGTTCGCGGCGATCGCGGTCAAGGGCGTCAAGGAGCTCACCTACCACCGGCAGTACGCCGCCGAGTGGGTCGTACGCCTCGGCGACGGCACGGAGGAGTCGCACGCGCGGATGCTGACCGCCCTGGAGGCGCAGGCGCCCTACTGGGAGGAGCTGTTCGCCGCCCACGACGTGCGCGACGCGGTACTGGCCGACCTCCACCAGGTCCTCGACGCGGCCGGGCTCCCCATGCCGGCCGTCCCGCCGCTGCCCGGCCAGGGCCGCGAAGGCGCCCACACCGGCCACCTCGCCCCGCTCCTCGCCGAGCTGCAGAGCGTGGCGCGCGCCCACCCGGAGGCGACGTGGTGA
- the paaD gene encoding 1,2-phenylacetyl-CoA epoxidase subunit PaaD, producing the protein MVTILTDARRARHIAEQVPDPELPMLTLADLGVLRDVTVEPDGTVVAELTPTYSGCPAMAEMRAGVAARLREAGFGRVQIRTVLDPPWTSDWITPEGRRKLADHGIAPPNTAPRRLAGPVPLDLSPTRRTVPCPRCGSAATEETSRFAATSCKALWRCLSCQEPFEYVKEI; encoded by the coding sequence GTGGTGACCATTCTGACCGACGCCCGGCGCGCCCGGCACATCGCCGAACAGGTGCCCGACCCGGAGCTTCCCATGCTCACCCTCGCCGACCTCGGCGTACTGCGGGACGTCACCGTCGAGCCCGACGGCACGGTGGTCGCCGAGCTCACGCCGACCTACTCGGGCTGCCCCGCCATGGCCGAGATGCGCGCCGGGGTCGCCGCCCGCCTGCGCGAGGCCGGCTTCGGCCGCGTGCAGATCCGGACGGTCCTCGACCCGCCGTGGACCAGTGACTGGATCACCCCCGAAGGGCGCCGCAAGCTCGCCGACCACGGCATCGCACCGCCCAACACCGCGCCCCGGCGCCTCGCGGGCCCCGTCCCGCTGGACCTGTCGCCGACCCGGCGCACGGTTCCGTGTCCCCGCTGCGGATCGGCCGCCACCGAGGAGACCTCCCGGTTCGCGGCCACCTCCTGCAAGGCGCTGTGGCGCTGCCTCAGCTGCCAGGAGCCGTTCGAGTACGTCAAGGAGATCTGA
- the paaE gene encoding 1,2-phenylacetyl-CoA epoxidase subunit PaaE has protein sequence MAELTAPTAGAPATTARRRRPAFHPLRVAAVQPLCEDAVAVTFDIPDALAEEFAFGPGQSLTLRREVGGRDERRSYSICSPAGTAPRIGVREVPGGLFSSWLVHEVRPGDTVEVMAPTGAFTPDLTVPGHHVLIAAGSGITPMMSIAESVLAADDRSTVTLFYGNRRTDTVMFADELADLKDEYRARFHLAHVLSREPREAELLSGRLDGDRLGALVDGLVDLESADHWWLCGPHGMVLDAQKVLAELGVPAGRIHQELFFADEPIEPVRHEDAVATGPASEVTVTLDGRSTTAPLPRERTILDSAARLRPDLPFACKGGVCGTCRARITDGEADMRRNYALEPAEVAAGYVLTCQSYPVSESLTVDYDS, from the coding sequence ATGGCAGAGCTGACGGCACCGACCGCCGGTGCCCCCGCGACGACAGCACGCCGGCGCCGCCCTGCCTTCCACCCCCTGCGCGTCGCCGCCGTCCAGCCCCTGTGCGAGGACGCGGTGGCGGTCACCTTCGACATCCCCGACGCCCTCGCGGAGGAGTTCGCCTTCGGCCCCGGCCAGTCGCTCACCCTCCGCCGCGAGGTCGGCGGACGCGACGAGCGGCGCTCCTACTCGATCTGCTCGCCGGCCGGCACCGCCCCCCGCATCGGCGTCCGTGAGGTGCCCGGCGGACTCTTCTCGTCCTGGCTGGTCCACGAGGTGCGCCCGGGCGACACCGTCGAGGTGATGGCCCCCACCGGAGCCTTCACCCCCGACCTCACGGTCCCCGGCCACCACGTCCTCATCGCGGCCGGCTCCGGCATCACCCCCATGATGTCCATCGCCGAGTCGGTCCTCGCCGCCGACGACCGCTCGACGGTGACGCTGTTCTACGGCAACCGCCGCACCGACACCGTGATGTTCGCCGACGAACTCGCCGACCTGAAGGACGAGTACCGCGCCCGCTTCCACCTCGCCCACGTCCTCTCCCGCGAACCCCGCGAGGCCGAGCTCCTCTCCGGCCGCCTCGACGGCGACCGCCTCGGCGCGCTCGTCGACGGCCTGGTCGACCTCGAGAGCGCCGACCACTGGTGGCTCTGCGGCCCGCACGGCATGGTCCTCGACGCACAGAAGGTCCTCGCCGAGCTGGGCGTCCCCGCCGGACGGATCCACCAGGAACTCTTCTTCGCCGACGAGCCGATCGAGCCCGTCCGCCACGAGGACGCGGTGGCGACCGGCCCGGCCAGCGAGGTCACCGTCACCCTGGACGGCCGCTCCACCACCGCACCCCTCCCGCGCGAGCGCACCATCCTCGACTCGGCCGCCCGCCTCCGCCCGGACCTCCCCTTCGCCTGCAAGGGCGGCGTCTGCGGAACCTGCCGCGCCCGCATCACGGACGGCGAGGCCGACATGCGCCGCAACTACGCCCTGGAACCCGCCGAGGTGGCCGCCGGCTACGTCCTGACCTGCCAGTCCTACCCGGTCTCCGAGTCGCTGACCGTCGACTACGACAGCTGA
- a CDS encoding TetR/AcrR family transcriptional regulator — MPERPPPSAPKDGERPLRCDAARNRERIVHAAREVFGRRGLGVPLDDVAKHAGVGVGTMYRRFPPRRPWYGPCSSTTSRCGRSPRSGRSSTPIPGRGSSTSS, encoded by the coding sequence ATGCCGGAGCGTCCCCCGCCGAGTGCGCCGAAGGACGGCGAGCGCCCCCTGCGGTGCGACGCCGCCCGCAACCGGGAACGGATCGTGCACGCGGCGCGGGAGGTCTTCGGGCGGCGCGGCCTCGGGGTGCCCCTCGACGACGTGGCCAAGCACGCCGGGGTCGGCGTGGGCACGATGTACCGGCGCTTCCCCCCAAGGAGGCCCTGGTACGGGCCGTGTTCGAGCACGACCTCGCGATGCGGCAGGAGTCCGCGGAGCGGGCGCTCGTCCACCCCGATCCCTGGCAGGGGCTCGTCGACTTCCTCATGA
- a CDS encoding DUF1684 domain-containing protein, translating into MTTEATTDLQVFTESWQDWHRAQEARISAPHGFLAITGLHWLDDRPQRFPDAPGAWRTGPDGVVVALDDGEELVVEGKPVRGEHRFGVLPERGGVDAVWGDAVIEVAKRGGSDIVRPRHPDAPLRTAFTGTPAYAPDPRWAVTGRYVPFDEPRPTTVGAAVEGLEHVYDAPGRIEFELAGRQLSLTAFPGHGPGGLMVLFTDATSGVTTYAANRSLTVGPPAADGTVVLDFNRAANLPCAYTDLATCPLPPAENRLPVAVEAGQRIPRERGGS; encoded by the coding sequence ATGACGACTGAGGCCACCACCGATCTCCAGGTCTTCACCGAGAGCTGGCAGGACTGGCACCGCGCCCAGGAGGCCCGGATCTCCGCCCCGCACGGGTTCCTGGCCATCACCGGGCTGCACTGGCTCGACGACCGCCCGCAGCGCTTCCCCGACGCCCCGGGCGCCTGGCGCACCGGCCCCGACGGGGTCGTCGTCGCCCTGGACGACGGCGAGGAGCTGGTCGTCGAGGGGAAGCCGGTGCGCGGCGAGCACCGCTTCGGCGTGCTTCCCGAGCGCGGCGGTGTCGACGCGGTCTGGGGCGACGCCGTCATCGAGGTCGCCAAGCGCGGCGGGAGCGACATCGTGCGCCCCCGGCACCCCGACGCCCCGCTGCGCACCGCGTTCACCGGAACCCCCGCCTACGCCCCCGACCCGCGCTGGGCCGTGACCGGCCGGTACGTCCCCTTCGACGAGCCGCGGCCGACCACGGTGGGCGCCGCGGTGGAGGGCCTGGAGCACGTCTACGACGCCCCGGGCCGGATCGAGTTCGAGCTGGCGGGGCGGCAGCTGTCCCTGACCGCGTTCCCCGGGCACGGTCCGGGCGGCCTGATGGTGCTGTTCACCGACGCGACCTCCGGGGTCACCACCTACGCCGCCAACCGGTCCCTGACCGTCGGACCGCCCGCCGCCGACGGCACGGTGGTGCTCGATTTCAACCGCGCCGCGAACCTGCCGTGCGCCTACACGGACCTGGCCACCTGCCCGCTGCCGCCCGCCGAGAACCGGCTGCCGGTGGCGGTCGAGGCCGGGCAGAGGATCCCGCGCGAGCGCGGCGGATCCTGA
- a CDS encoding SDR family oxidoreductase: protein MKVVVIGGTGLIGSKLVRRLGEQGHEAVAAAPSTGVDTLTGKGLAEVLEGAQVVVDVSNSPSFEDQAVMDFFRASTANLLAAEAEAGVRHHVALSVVGTDRLQGSGYFRAKQAQEELIEASGIPYTVVHATQFFEFAKGLADGVTEGDTVRLPAGRIQPMVSDDVAAAVARAAAGAPVNGVVETGGPESFALEEFIRMGLAAQDDPRKIVTDPQATYWGAELQEDTLLPGPDADLGEVRFADWLAGQE from the coding sequence ATGAAGGTCGTAGTCATCGGAGGCACCGGGCTCATCGGCTCGAAACTCGTCCGCAGGCTCGGCGAGCAGGGGCACGAGGCGGTCGCCGCCGCACCGAGCACCGGTGTCGACACCCTCACCGGCAAGGGCCTGGCCGAGGTCCTTGAGGGCGCCCAGGTCGTGGTCGACGTCTCCAACTCCCCCTCGTTCGAGGACCAGGCCGTCATGGACTTCTTCCGTGCCTCCACGGCCAACCTCCTCGCGGCGGAGGCCGAGGCCGGGGTGCGGCACCATGTGGCGCTGTCCGTGGTGGGCACCGACCGGCTGCAGGGCAGCGGGTACTTCCGGGCCAAGCAGGCCCAGGAGGAGCTGATCGAGGCGTCCGGCATCCCCTACACCGTCGTCCACGCGACCCAGTTCTTCGAGTTCGCGAAGGGACTCGCCGACGGGGTCACCGAGGGCGACACCGTGCGGCTGCCCGCCGGCCGGATCCAGCCCATGGTCTCCGACGACGTGGCCGCGGCCGTGGCCCGCGCCGCGGCCGGCGCCCCGGTGAACGGCGTGGTGGAGACCGGGGGCCCGGAGAGCTTCGCACTGGAGGAGTTCATCCGGATGGGGCTCGCCGCCCAGGACGACCCGCGCAAGATCGTCACGGACCCGCAGGCCACCTACTGGGGTGCCGAGCTGCAGGAGGACACGCTGCTGCCGGGCCCGGACGCGGACCTCGGCGAGGTCAGGTTCGCCGACTGGCTGGCCGGGCAGGAGTAG
- a CDS encoding RNA polymerase sigma-70 factor, producing the protein MRAGDHADPLDRATKEFVAARPQLFGIAYRVIGSAVEAEDIVQEAWVRWQNTDRSDVHEPAAFLATVTTRLAINFTQSARVRRESYIGPWLPEPVDTRQDPQLGAERAEALDLAVLFLLEKLNPVERAAYVLREAFDYTYRRIADIVETSEANARQLVSRARKRLAAERREPVGSTEHRRFLEVFLAAAQNGDLSVLEEVLTEDVVSYADGGGMRGASKIPVSGLPHVSRYLVAFAPRFWPQAQVRWVEANGRPAVLVSASGTAVALLSADVSARGIERLLWVMNPAKLAPFVASLGA; encoded by the coding sequence ATGCGCGCCGGTGACCACGCCGACCCCCTCGACCGGGCGACGAAGGAGTTCGTCGCGGCGCGTCCGCAGCTCTTCGGCATCGCCTACCGCGTGATCGGCAGCGCCGTGGAGGCCGAGGACATCGTCCAGGAGGCATGGGTGCGGTGGCAGAACACCGACCGTAGCGACGTCCACGAGCCGGCCGCCTTCCTGGCCACGGTGACCACCCGGCTGGCGATCAACTTCACGCAGTCGGCCCGGGTGCGCCGGGAGTCGTACATCGGGCCCTGGCTGCCCGAGCCCGTCGACACGCGGCAGGATCCGCAGCTGGGTGCCGAGCGCGCGGAGGCGCTCGACTTGGCGGTGCTCTTCCTGCTGGAGAAGCTGAACCCGGTGGAGCGGGCCGCGTACGTGCTGCGGGAGGCGTTCGACTACACGTACCGGCGGATCGCGGACATCGTGGAGACCAGCGAGGCCAACGCCCGCCAGCTGGTGAGCCGGGCCCGCAAGCGGCTGGCGGCGGAGCGCAGGGAGCCGGTCGGCTCCACCGAGCACCGGCGCTTCCTGGAGGTGTTCCTCGCCGCCGCGCAGAACGGCGACCTGTCGGTCCTGGAGGAGGTGCTCACCGAGGACGTGGTCAGCTACGCCGACGGGGGCGGCATGCGCGGGGCGTCGAAGATCCCGGTGTCCGGGCTGCCGCACGTCTCCCGGTACCTGGTCGCCTTCGCCCCGCGGTTCTGGCCGCAGGCCCAGGTGCGCTGGGTCGAGGCCAACGGCCGGCCGGCCGTCCTGGTCTCGGCCTCGGGAACCGCGGTGGCGCTGCTGTCCGCCGACGTGTCGGCGCGCGGAATCGAACGTCTCCTGTGGGTGATGAACCCCGCGAAGCTGGCTCCCTTCGTGGCCTCGCTGGGGGCGTGA
- a CDS encoding metallophosphoesterase family protein → MTTHTESTQDRSAEGPEGLSRRHALGLLGTAGAGAAATGLLGAGTAQAAPHAAPAFHLTADSSGAPPVQGLHLTFGADPRTQMTVSWITDRPVTRPVVRYGTLEHGFGSSKKAQTVTYVDGTSNRTVYVHHALLKGLDPDTDYLYLATHEGATPDSGTFRTAPRGRRPVTFTSFGDQSAPQVTWAADGSVGLDANSTPATKDIVTGIEQVAPLFHLLNGDLCYANLDVDRVRTWNNFFTNNSRSARFRPWMPAAGNHEIEKANGPLGLGAYQTYFSLPSTETDAELAGLWYAFTAGSVRVIVLQNDDNCLQDGGDIYISGYSGGRQLAFLEKELRAARSSKDVDWVVVAMHQVMVSSSDANGADLGLREKYGPLFDRYGVDLVLCGHEHNYERSLAVRGVVNGSETLTPNPVSQATDDIDANLGTVHMILGGGGVSGTTNEKFFNDGTGKVITAVSATAGSNGKRTSTYVQEKAVWVGVRDVEHPYGFAAFTVDPGRHPGDTTRMHVTYYNVNKPNGELSVFETFSLHRKRSDGHAG, encoded by the coding sequence ATGACCACACACACAGAGTCGACCCAGGACAGATCGGCGGAGGGCCCGGAGGGGCTCAGCCGCCGGCACGCGCTGGGCCTGCTGGGGACCGCGGGGGCGGGCGCCGCCGCCACCGGCCTCCTCGGGGCGGGCACCGCCCAGGCCGCACCGCACGCCGCTCCGGCCTTCCACCTCACCGCGGACTCCTCCGGCGCGCCCCCGGTCCAGGGCCTGCACCTGACCTTCGGCGCGGACCCGCGCACCCAGATGACGGTGTCGTGGATCACGGACCGTCCGGTGACCAGGCCCGTCGTGCGCTACGGCACCCTGGAGCACGGCTTCGGCTCCAGCAAGAAGGCCCAGACCGTCACCTACGTCGACGGCACCTCGAACCGCACCGTCTACGTCCACCACGCCCTGCTGAAGGGGCTCGACCCGGACACGGACTACCTCTACCTCGCCACGCACGAGGGAGCGACCCCCGACAGCGGCACGTTCCGCACGGCTCCGCGGGGACGCAGGCCGGTCACCTTCACCAGCTTCGGCGACCAGTCCGCCCCGCAGGTCACCTGGGCCGCCGACGGGTCCGTCGGCCTGGACGCCAACTCCACGCCCGCGACGAAGGACATCGTCACCGGCATCGAGCAGGTCGCCCCGTTGTTCCACCTCCTCAACGGCGACCTCTGCTACGCCAACCTGGACGTCGACCGGGTGCGCACGTGGAACAACTTCTTCACCAACAACTCCCGTTCGGCGCGCTTCCGCCCCTGGATGCCGGCGGCCGGCAACCACGAGATCGAGAAGGCCAACGGCCCGCTCGGCCTCGGTGCCTACCAGACGTACTTCTCGCTGCCCTCCACCGAGACCGACGCCGAACTCGCCGGCCTGTGGTACGCGTTCACGGCCGGCTCGGTGCGGGTCATCGTGCTGCAGAACGACGACAACTGCCTCCAGGACGGCGGCGACATCTACATCAGCGGCTACTCCGGCGGCCGCCAGCTCGCCTTCCTGGAGAAGGAGCTGAGGGCGGCGCGCTCCTCGAAGGACGTCGACTGGGTGGTCGTGGCCATGCACCAGGTCATGGTCAGCTCCTCCGACGCGAACGGCGCCGACCTCGGCCTGCGCGAGAAGTACGGCCCGCTGTTCGACCGGTACGGCGTCGACCTGGTGCTCTGCGGTCACGAGCACAACTACGAGCGTTCGCTGGCCGTGCGCGGCGTGGTGAACGGCAGCGAGACGCTGACTCCCAACCCGGTCTCCCAGGCCACCGACGACATCGACGCCAACCTCGGCACCGTGCACATGATCCTCGGCGGCGGAGGTGTCTCGGGCACCACCAACGAGAAGTTCTTCAACGACGGCACCGGCAAGGTGATCACCGCCGTGTCGGCGACCGCCGGTTCGAACGGCAAGCGCACCTCCACCTACGTCCAGGAGAAAGCCGTGTGGGTGGGCGTCCGGGACGTCGAACACCCCTACGGCTTCGCCGCCTTCACCGTCGACCCCGGCCGGCACCCCGGTGACACCACCCGGATGCACGTCACGTACTACAACGTGAACAAGCCGAACGGCGAACTGTCGGTCTTCGAGACCTTCAGCCTGCACCGCAAGCGCTCCGACGGCCACGCCGGCTGA
- a CDS encoding FHA domain-containing protein, with the protein MAPVLVGLEGLLAGERIPVLDTRVTFGRNSENTVVISSLSVSRFHAEIVFDEDKGYVLRDLESSNGTLVNGEEVESRLLQPGDEIALGDQEFRFEVADAMETLMALSLPRSVTHAGQKDGQEPVLQVTVAGGGPVGLSLALLLEHFLGPQVKITVYDGRWRKQGRTVVWKSKDEGNVRRQQVVTVQSRQYLAWPEEVQARLFAPEHYTEMWPSGPDSVGDHSPRNMRIAYIEDRLLELANEKRDRIRLIPGRFDPAEQQEALASQHVLAICDGGRSRTREHFAARFGKADESIYSLDGRHLQDVVLGLRVKSGLSDPMAVLLTVAQNRFLLNSLRGEGFLNMRLTDAETAEVIGLDPVRRVFEECIASRPCLMDRDEYGDFQCSTHGTLFLPALVKGSALWRRVQEGLLLFGVEADDLSAVTSFRLDMVQRPRFSAELLPPTTTSPGTYGFLLGDAANAIHFWPGRGLNSGLASAISLARSLNGAWNGRPFRDADFLRHEAAMSMLQYRHKSRAWKAMVTTDDRGVTWAIKDIIGHGIDGIPEEPDREADTKTLLERMQAIRDRLALRLPGMPDDEAILERLRTLQPATLRMLVLSGAWDTLTMGGEEVDIDIFYGQDSSAAAAAVEALEPAAQA; encoded by the coding sequence GTGGCACCGGTGCTGGTCGGACTCGAAGGTCTGCTGGCGGGGGAGCGCATCCCGGTCCTGGACACCCGCGTCACCTTTGGGCGCAACTCGGAGAACACCGTCGTCATCTCCAGCCTCAGCGTCTCCCGCTTCCACGCGGAGATCGTCTTCGACGAGGACAAGGGTTACGTACTGCGTGACCTGGAGAGCAGCAACGGCACGCTGGTCAACGGGGAGGAGGTGGAGTCCCGGCTGCTGCAGCCCGGCGACGAGATCGCCCTGGGCGACCAGGAGTTCCGCTTCGAGGTGGCGGACGCCATGGAGACGCTGATGGCGCTCTCCCTGCCCCGGTCCGTCACCCACGCGGGGCAGAAGGACGGACAGGAACCCGTACTCCAGGTCACCGTCGCCGGCGGCGGCCCCGTCGGGCTCTCCCTCGCCCTGCTCCTGGAACACTTCCTCGGGCCCCAGGTGAAGATCACCGTCTACGACGGCAGGTGGCGCAAGCAGGGCCGCACCGTCGTCTGGAAGAGCAAGGACGAGGGCAACGTACGGCGCCAGCAGGTGGTGACCGTGCAGAGCCGCCAGTACCTCGCGTGGCCCGAGGAGGTACAGGCGCGCCTCTTCGCCCCGGAGCACTACACGGAGATGTGGCCCTCCGGCCCCGACTCGGTCGGCGACCACAGCCCGCGCAACATGCGCATCGCCTACATCGAGGACCGCCTGCTGGAGCTGGCCAACGAGAAGCGGGACCGGATACGCCTCATACCCGGCCGGTTCGACCCGGCGGAGCAGCAGGAGGCGCTCGCCTCCCAGCACGTGCTCGCGATCTGCGACGGCGGCCGCTCGCGCACCCGGGAGCACTTCGCCGCCCGGTTCGGCAAGGCCGACGAGTCGATCTACTCCCTCGACGGCCGCCACCTCCAGGACGTCGTGCTCGGCCTGCGCGTGAAGTCCGGACTCAGCGACCCCATGGCAGTGCTGCTCACCGTCGCCCAGAACCGCTTTCTGCTCAACTCGCTGCGCGGCGAGGGCTTCCTCAACATGCGGCTGACCGACGCCGAGACCGCCGAGGTGATCGGCCTGGACCCGGTCCGCCGCGTCTTCGAGGAGTGCATCGCCTCCCGGCCGTGCCTGATGGACCGTGACGAGTACGGCGACTTCCAGTGCTCGACGCACGGCACGCTGTTCCTGCCCGCCCTGGTCAAGGGCTCGGCCCTGTGGCGGCGGGTGCAGGAGGGCCTGCTGCTGTTCGGCGTCGAGGCCGACGACCTCTCGGCGGTCACCAGCTTCCGCCTGGACATGGTGCAGCGTCCCCGCTTCTCCGCCGAGTTGCTGCCGCCCACCACCACCTCGCCGGGCACGTACGGCTTCCTGCTCGGCGACGCCGCCAACGCGATCCACTTCTGGCCGGGCCGCGGCCTCAACAGCGGCCTCGCCTCCGCGATCTCGCTGGCCCGTTCCCTCAACGGGGCATGGAACGGCAGGCCGTTCCGGGACGCCGACTTCCTCCGGCACGAGGCGGCGATGTCCATGCTGCAGTACCGGCACAAGAGCCGGGCCTGGAAGGCGATGGTGACCACCGACGACCGTGGCGTCACCTGGGCGATCAAGGACATCATCGGCCACGGCATCGACGGGATCCCCGAGGAGCCCGACCGCGAGGCGGACACCAAGACGCTGCTGGAGCGCATGCAGGCCATCCGCGACCGGCTGGCCCTCCGTCTGCCCGGCATGCCGGACGACGAGGCGATCCTGGAACGCCTGCGCACCCTGCAGCCCGCCACCCTGCGCATGCTCGTCCTCAGCGGCGCCTGGGACACGCTGACGATGGGCGGTGAGGAGGTCGACATCGACATCTTCTACGGCCAGGACTCGTCCGCGGCCGCCGCGGCCGTGGAGGCACTGGAACCGGCCGCCCAGGCGTAG
- a CDS encoding alkaline phosphatase family protein, producing the protein MAEPTRRRLLGSAAGAIGGAATLSLLPPSVRKAVAAEPPRNGSLHDIEHVVMLMQENRSFDHYFGTLSGVRGFADPHALKLDNGRSVFYQPDTVNPKGYLLPFHLDTHKSSAQAIPSTSHAWSVQHQAWNNGRMDQWLPAHRKADGVNGPYVMGYYTREDIPFQFALAETFTICDNYFCSVFGPTWPNRLMWMTGSIDPGGTRGGPVISNAAPTPYRWTTYAERLQAAGISWKVYQEEDDYGTNMLEQFAAFRNAQPGSDLYERGVRPQARGTFEDDARADRLPTVSWICPTSYQSEHPDYLPAAGADYVASKIEAIAANPKVWRKTAFILNYDENDGLFDHVAPPTPPAGTKDEFVQGLPIGGGFRVPAVIVSPWTVGGWVASEAFDHTSALQFLERFTGVEEPNVSDWRRAAFGDLTTAFRFRDARPRAPRLPDDTAGQLEKAQEEVVTLPKPTLPGADQSFPRQEKGYRPHI; encoded by the coding sequence ATGGCCGAACCGACCCGTCGCAGACTGCTGGGCTCCGCCGCCGGCGCGATCGGCGGCGCCGCAACCCTGTCCCTCCTGCCGCCCAGCGTCCGGAAGGCCGTCGCCGCCGAACCGCCGAGGAACGGCTCCCTGCACGACATCGAGCACGTCGTCATGCTGATGCAGGAGAACCGGTCCTTCGACCACTACTTCGGCACCCTCTCCGGCGTCCGCGGCTTCGCCGACCCGCACGCGCTGAAGCTGGACAACGGGCGCTCCGTCTTCTACCAGCCCGACACCGTCAACCCCAAGGGCTACCTGTTGCCCTTCCACCTCGACACGCACAAGTCGAGCGCCCAGGCCATCCCCTCCACGAGCCACGCCTGGTCAGTGCAGCACCAGGCCTGGAACAACGGCAGGATGGACCAGTGGCTGCCCGCCCACCGCAAGGCCGACGGCGTCAACGGCCCCTACGTGATGGGCTACTACACCCGCGAGGACATCCCCTTCCAGTTCGCCCTCGCGGAGACCTTCACCATCTGCGACAACTACTTCTGCTCGGTGTTCGGCCCGACCTGGCCCAACCGCCTGATGTGGATGACCGGTTCGATCGACCCGGGCGGCACCCGGGGCGGTCCGGTCATCAGCAACGCGGCGCCCACGCCGTACCGCTGGACCACGTACGCCGAGCGCCTCCAGGCCGCCGGGATCAGCTGGAAGGTGTACCAGGAGGAAGACGACTACGGCACCAACATGCTGGAGCAGTTCGCGGCGTTCAGGAACGCGCAGCCCGGCTCCGATCTGTACGAGCGGGGGGTGCGGCCTCAGGCGCGCGGCACGTTCGAGGACGACGCACGCGCCGACCGGCTCCCGACGGTGTCGTGGATCTGCCCGACGAGCTACCAGTCCGAGCACCCGGACTACCTGCCGGCCGCGGGCGCCGACTACGTGGCCTCGAAGATCGAGGCCATCGCGGCGAACCCGAAGGTGTGGCGGAAGACCGCCTTCATCCTCAACTACGACGAGAACGACGGCCTGTTCGACCACGTGGCGCCGCCGACCCCGCCTGCGGGCACGAAGGACGAGTTCGTCCAGGGGCTGCCGATCGGCGGCGGGTTCCGGGTCCCGGCCGTCATCGTCTCACCCTGGACGGTGGGCGGCTGGGTGGCCTCGGAGGCCTTCGACCACACGTCGGCGCTGCAGTTCCTGGAGCGCTTCACCGGCGTCGAGGAGCCGAACGTCAGCGACTGGCGGCGGGCGGCCTTCGGTGACCTGACCACCGCGTTCCGCTTCCGCGACGCCCGCCCGCGCGCGCCACGGCTCCCCGACGACACCGCCGGGCAGCTGGAGAAGGCGCAAGAAGAAGTGGTCACGCTGCCCAAGCCGACCCTGCCCGGCGCCGACCAGTCCTTCCCCCGCCAGGAGAAGGGTTACCGCCCCCACATCTGA